Proteins from one Telopea speciosissima isolate NSW1024214 ecotype Mountain lineage chromosome 1, Tspe_v1, whole genome shotgun sequence genomic window:
- the LOC122649140 gene encoding cytochrome b561 and DOMON domain-containing protein At3g61750, with product MAGPKTKVLPLRFLCICTALILFLNIELHSVVADDVTGLLCNEDLTSFLPALYSDSSRFTCRSVWNNYVLRYFQSEDHVLTVVLSTEYLSGWVGMGFSKTGLMINSSAMVGWINKEGRARIKQYYLQGSKPSLVKPDDGNLNITSSPIVVLHAATIYLAFQLKFAAHLRTQNILLAFGSTTPLHAHLSKHDARTTITFDFGTGSASAAYNFDGLKRNHGILGTIGWGVLLPTGTIIARYYKHRDPLWYYLHVSIQFVGFIFGLAAVVAGKVLYGKLHANVSTHRGIGIFVLVLSILQIMAFFIRPDKDSKIRKFWNWYHHWFGRFALFFGVLNIALGIQNGGAGNFWVVGYWVLVAVLLIIVVILEVVLRMGMYQKTVDPPAFQMNPSK from the exons ATGGCGGGACCGAAAACTAAGGTGCTGCCTCTAAGGTTCCTCTGTATCTGTACAGCGCTGATTCTCTTCTTAAATATAGAACTTCATTCTGTGGTCGCTGATGATGTTACCGGGCTGCTCTGCAATGAGGATTTAACTAGCTTTCTTCCCGCTCTTTACAGCGACTCCTCCCGCTTCACCTGTAGATCTGTATGGAATAACTATGTCCTCAGA TACTTCCAGAGTGAGGATCATGTCCTGACCGTTGTATTATCTACTGAATATCTGTCTGGTTGGGTTGGAATGGGATTTTCAAAGACTGGACTCATGATTAATTCCAGTGCTATGGTGGGTTGGATTAATAAAGAAGGCCGAGCAAGAATCAAACAGTACTACCTACAGGGATCTAAGCCATCACTAGTCAAACCAGATGACGGCAACTTGAATATTACTAGCAGTCCAATTGTTGTTCTTCATGCGGCCACCATTTACTTGGCATTTCAACTGAAATTTGCTGCCCATCTTCGTACACAAAATATTTTATTAGCTTTCGGAAGTACAACTCCTCTTCATGCCCATTTATCAAAGCATGATGCTAGGACAACCATTACATTCGATTTCGGTACAG GTTCTGCATCTGCTGCTTACAACTTTGATGGCTTGAAGAGGAACCATGGAATACTGGGTACAATTGGATGGGGGGTGCTTCTTCCAACTGGGACAATTATTGCAAGATACTATAAGCACCGAGATCCTCTATGGTATTATCTCCATGTCTCCATTCAGTTTGTAGGATTTATCTTTGGGCTTGCTGCTGTGGTTGCTGGGAAGGTACTCTATGGTAAACTGCATGCCAATGTATCGACACACAGAGGCATCGGAATATTTGTCCTTGTGCTTAGTATTCTTCAG ATAATGGCATTCTTTATACGGCCTGACAAGGATTCCAAGATTCGCAAGTTTTGGAATTGGTACCATCACTGGTTTGGGAGATTTGCTTTGTTCTTTGGAGTTTTGAATATTGCCCTTGGAATTCAAAATGGAGGCGCAGGGAATTTCTGGGTAGTAGGGTACTGGGTTCTTGTTGCAGTTCTTCTGATTATTGTTGTTATTTTAGAAGTAGTATTGCGGATGGGAATGTATCAAAAGACAGTTGATCCTCCGGCATTCCAGATGAATCCATCGAAATAG